The Virgibacillus sp. MSP4-1 genome has a segment encoding these proteins:
- a CDS encoding sodium:solute symporter family protein has protein sequence MNLDVEVITLTLVLITFAIYIYIGWWAKVKDTSSFFVAGNEIPAVANGAAIAADWMSAASFISMAGLISFLGYDGTIYLMGWTGGYVLLALLLAPYLRKFGRYTVPDFIGDRYYSNKTRAVAAIATIFISLTYVAGQMRGVGIVFSRYLQVDITIGVIIGMAIVAFFAVLGGMKGITWTQVIQYFVLIIAIIIPAAAISLQLTGIPVPQLGLTFSDIAERLSTLQVELGMDEYLAPFQNMSGLNVFAVTLALMLGTAGLPHVIVRFYTVKDVRSARWSAGWALIFIALLYTVAPAIGVFAKYNLINTFNDAPITEVRDISWVSKWEETGLLGLNDKNGDGMLNFTEEGSPANEVTIDPDIIVLSTPEVAELSPFIIALVAAGGLAAALSTASGLLLAMSSAVSHDLYYRIFRPEASEKQRLKIGRIMIFLAVIVAGYFGINPPGFVGEVVAFAFGLGAASLFPAILLGIFDKRMNREGATWGIAIGLSFTLTMILLMRSVQVFGTETQIVDSFLGIDALGIGVVGAILNFVASFVISRMTQAPPKEISDMVEEIRVPKVSETGEK, from the coding sequence ATGAATTTAGATGTGGAAGTCATTACCCTCACCCTGGTGCTTATAACTTTTGCGATTTACATTTACATCGGCTGGTGGGCAAAGGTTAAAGACACGAGCAGCTTTTTTGTTGCTGGAAACGAGATCCCTGCTGTAGCTAATGGGGCTGCAATCGCAGCCGATTGGATGTCAGCAGCATCCTTTATTTCCATGGCTGGCCTTATTTCATTCTTAGGGTATGATGGAACGATCTATTTAATGGGGTGGACAGGTGGATATGTTCTGCTTGCCCTGTTATTGGCACCATACTTAAGGAAGTTTGGCCGTTATACTGTTCCTGATTTTATTGGAGACCGCTATTATTCCAATAAAACAAGAGCAGTTGCCGCAATCGCTACGATTTTCATTTCATTAACCTATGTAGCCGGACAAATGCGTGGTGTAGGAATTGTATTCAGCCGCTATTTACAGGTGGATATTACAATCGGTGTCATTATTGGAATGGCCATTGTTGCTTTCTTCGCTGTACTGGGTGGTATGAAAGGGATTACCTGGACACAGGTTATTCAATACTTTGTTTTGATTATAGCCATTATAATTCCAGCAGCTGCTATTTCCCTGCAATTAACAGGAATTCCTGTTCCTCAATTAGGCTTAACATTCTCCGATATTGCTGAGCGATTAAGTACACTTCAGGTTGAACTTGGTATGGATGAGTACCTGGCTCCTTTTCAGAATATGTCCGGACTGAATGTGTTTGCTGTAACACTTGCACTCATGCTGGGTACGGCGGGGCTTCCCCACGTTATCGTCCGTTTTTATACGGTTAAAGACGTTCGTTCCGCGCGCTGGTCAGCAGGGTGGGCGTTAATCTTTATTGCCTTGCTTTATACAGTTGCACCAGCTATTGGTGTGTTTGCTAAATACAATTTAATCAACACCTTTAATGACGCGCCCATCACTGAGGTTCGTGATATTAGCTGGGTAAGCAAGTGGGAAGAAACCGGTCTCTTGGGCTTAAATGATAAAAATGGAGACGGAATGCTGAACTTTACGGAAGAGGGCTCACCTGCAAATGAGGTAACAATAGACCCGGATATCATTGTATTATCTACTCCAGAAGTAGCGGAACTATCTCCATTTATTATTGCACTGGTGGCTGCCGGTGGTCTGGCTGCAGCCTTGTCGACAGCCTCAGGTTTGCTGCTGGCCATGTCGAGTGCAGTTTCGCATGACTTGTACTATCGAATTTTCAGACCAGAAGCAAGTGAAAAGCAGCGGTTGAAAATCGGGCGGATAATGATTTTCCTGGCCGTTATCGTTGCGGGCTATTTTGGTATAAATCCACCCGGGTTTGTAGGAGAAGTAGTGGCATTTGCCTTTGGTTTAGGGGCTGCCAGTCTGTTCCCGGCGATTTTACTCGGCATATTTGATAAACGAATGAACCGGGAAGGAGCCACATGGGGAATTGCTATTGGTTTATCCTTTACCCTCACCATGATTTTACTGATGAGATCGGTTCAGGTATTTGGAACGGAAACTCAAATTGTTGATAGCTTCTTAGGAATCGATGCACTCGGGATTGGAGTGGTCGGAGCGATATTAAACTTTGTTGCTTCCTTTGTCATCTCGAGAATGACGCAGGCCCCACCAAAAGAGATTTCAGATATGGTTGAAGAGATCCGGGTACCAAAAGTATCGGAAACAGGTGAAAAATAA
- a CDS encoding long-chain-fatty-acid--CoA ligase codes for MKTTLTPLDWKRRAVKYYPEKIAVIDDRKTFTYQEFAERTDQLSKALHQAGIQKGDHVAVMLPNTHYMLECFYGISQLGAAMVPLNYRLSAEDLEYIIEHSDARMLIVDEEFTGPIEQIAASLSLEKIIIVPVEGFHTSLNGTDYEAFISDLPSHASLPEVDIDENQLLTVNYTSGTTSKPKGVMLTHRANYINAANFMYHLDVKNEDVYLHTLPMFHANGWGGVWAITGAGATHVCLRKVDPPYILELFEKEHITLLCGAPTVINMLVNEPKAKEANIPTKPRMATAGAPPAAALIHKAQEILGLNMIHVYGLTETSPFILYCEWKKEFDAKTSDEQAAIKARQGIELAFNGETKVVRQDGEEVKWDGQELGEIITRGNVVMEGYYKNPEKTKEALKDDWFHTGDLAVTHPDGYIEIRDRAKDMIISGGENISSTEVEGVLYKNPDVREAAVIAIPHEKWGEVPKAMVVLQPEADVTVDDIITYCRENMAHFKAPKEVQFVESLPKTATGKLQKYRLREMHWEGDKKVN; via the coding sequence ATGAAAACCACATTAACTCCACTGGATTGGAAAAGAAGAGCCGTGAAGTATTATCCGGAAAAAATTGCGGTGATTGATGACAGGAAAACCTTTACGTATCAGGAATTTGCCGAACGTACGGATCAATTATCCAAAGCTTTGCATCAGGCTGGTATTCAAAAAGGCGATCATGTGGCTGTCATGCTTCCGAATACTCATTATATGCTTGAGTGCTTTTATGGAATCAGTCAATTGGGTGCTGCGATGGTCCCGTTGAATTACCGTCTGTCGGCAGAGGATTTGGAGTACATTATTGAGCACAGTGATGCAAGAATGTTGATTGTAGATGAGGAATTCACCGGTCCGATTGAACAGATTGCTGCCAGCCTTTCTTTGGAGAAAATCATCATTGTCCCGGTAGAAGGCTTTCATACCTCCTTAAATGGAACCGATTATGAAGCGTTTATAAGTGACCTTCCTTCTCATGCATCACTTCCGGAAGTGGATATCGATGAAAATCAGCTGCTCACGGTAAACTATACAAGCGGCACAACTTCCAAGCCTAAGGGTGTGATGCTTACACATCGGGCCAATTATATCAATGCCGCGAACTTTATGTATCATCTTGATGTGAAGAATGAGGACGTATACCTTCATACCCTGCCGATGTTTCATGCAAACGGGTGGGGAGGTGTCTGGGCGATAACCGGAGCGGGTGCTACTCATGTGTGTCTGCGCAAGGTTGATCCGCCTTACATTTTAGAGCTGTTTGAAAAAGAACACATTACCTTGCTGTGTGGAGCGCCGACGGTTATTAATATGCTTGTGAATGAACCAAAGGCCAAGGAGGCGAACATTCCAACAAAGCCTCGTATGGCAACAGCCGGTGCACCGCCGGCAGCTGCGTTAATTCATAAAGCCCAGGAAATCCTAGGACTAAATATGATTCATGTGTATGGCCTGACAGAAACCTCTCCTTTTATTTTATATTGTGAATGGAAAAAGGAATTTGACGCTAAAACTTCTGATGAACAGGCGGCAATAAAGGCGAGACAGGGCATAGAGCTTGCCTTTAATGGGGAGACAAAGGTGGTACGACAGGATGGAGAGGAAGTGAAATGGGACGGTCAGGAGCTCGGTGAAATTATTACCAGGGGAAATGTGGTGATGGAAGGCTATTACAAGAACCCCGAAAAAACGAAAGAAGCGTTGAAAGATGACTGGTTTCACACAGGCGATCTGGCTGTCACTCATCCTGATGGGTACATTGAAATAAGGGACCGGGCTAAGGATATGATTATTTCGGGAGGGGAAAATATTTCCTCCACGGAAGTAGAAGGGGTGCTCTATAAGAATCCTGATGTGCGGGAAGCAGCCGTGATTGCTATTCCACATGAAAAGTGGGGAGAGGTTCCTAAGGCAATGGTTGTTTTACAGCCGGAAGCAGATGTTACAGTAGATGACATCATAACTTACTGCAGAGAAAATATGGCGCATTTCAAAGCGCCGAAAGAAGTGCAGTTTGTTGAATCTTTGCCAAAAACAGCGACAGGAAAATTGCAAAAATACCGCCTGCGTGAAATGCACTGGGAAGGGGATAAAAAGGTAAATTAA
- a CDS encoding LuxR C-terminal-related transcriptional regulator, with protein sequence MSGNISVLQSLQDVFSKSLNFFLVISDDQGQPITSESGDSEFIRLLKEKRDLSRERARFLQNFHRISSPILYDYQPGIKGIVAPIPVNESTKYYVWTSFIIDENTIELIDHFFSEQTGDEYKHWQPALEALPRVSESKKREILNEVGLFARMASEHLKDLQNSNHSSLSFVNRQLEVLAKNESSVERILKQVLAQFKELDFVGIAEKTEFPDFYSVSFYLGPTEGTLTQKEFSTGEGFLGEVAATGKGKVWTDVSSDPRIGFFSINHIHPKSIMSFPLIINNEVEGVFFGGTIDHELSREDYLVTGQTVAQLITLQFKKTQMEKSINQYFLQISTFNDILQLMTTMSDVKRILFVLVDISINLTNSPFSCVILKPQDNSSQATVVSRGMNHEQIQTIGRVVADRYFYEDDQEFKPSHQDTSIWDDQALLIPIHYREKTLGCLAISIHEVNQLQDIKRFLFNLATAAGVLIATNQSSVNETDTAVEALYMGLSQYNPEEYALIQEEQALLKEFYGERKSGHSNFEHVQSASKLKNVDQAILKTLMPDHPVLTIIDQFRSCQQEDIDSMYTTGEEAQILYMVRRFIESNNIEEIKSMTYMNQRVKEEFQHFLLKKMRSEGTIELSQSTDRQHADIVGSLRETLSLSGREEEVLRLVVSGYSNKNIANELFISEHTVKNHITKIFQKLQVSDRAQAISKVYELSTAKPARSVAES encoded by the coding sequence ATGTCAGGGAACATAAGTGTATTACAATCTCTGCAGGATGTCTTTTCCAAATCCCTGAATTTTTTTCTGGTAATAAGTGACGATCAGGGACAACCGATTACGAGTGAGTCCGGTGATTCCGAGTTTATTCGTTTATTGAAGGAAAAAAGAGATCTTAGCCGGGAAAGAGCCCGATTTCTGCAAAACTTTCATCGGATATCCAGTCCTATTCTTTATGATTATCAGCCTGGAATCAAAGGGATTGTCGCTCCTATCCCAGTTAACGAGAGCACAAAGTATTACGTGTGGACAAGCTTTATTATTGATGAGAATACAATCGAACTGATTGATCACTTTTTTTCGGAACAGACGGGGGATGAGTACAAACACTGGCAGCCTGCTCTGGAAGCACTCCCCAGAGTAAGTGAATCGAAAAAACGTGAGATTCTTAATGAAGTAGGTTTGTTTGCAAGGATGGCTTCTGAGCATTTGAAGGACTTGCAGAATAGCAATCACTCGAGTCTGAGCTTTGTTAATCGACAACTGGAGGTTCTGGCAAAGAATGAATCTTCTGTAGAACGAATCCTTAAGCAGGTGTTAGCCCAATTCAAGGAGCTCGATTTTGTCGGAATTGCTGAAAAGACGGAGTTTCCGGATTTTTATTCCGTTTCCTTTTATTTAGGGCCGACGGAGGGGACATTAACTCAGAAGGAATTTTCAACTGGTGAAGGATTTTTGGGGGAAGTTGCAGCTACTGGAAAGGGGAAAGTGTGGACCGATGTTTCCTCTGACCCTCGTATTGGCTTTTTTTCTATAAATCATATTCATCCTAAAAGCATCATGTCATTTCCTCTTATTATTAATAATGAAGTGGAAGGTGTATTTTTTGGAGGAACCATTGATCATGAACTTTCACGGGAAGACTATCTGGTAACTGGTCAGACTGTTGCTCAGCTGATTACACTGCAGTTTAAGAAAACCCAAATGGAAAAATCAATCAATCAATACTTCCTTCAAATTTCAACATTTAACGATATCTTACAGCTTATGACCACTATGAGTGATGTGAAACGTATTTTATTTGTTCTGGTGGATATAAGTATCAACTTAACCAATTCGCCGTTTTCCTGTGTGATCCTGAAGCCTCAGGATAACTCCAGTCAGGCTACAGTTGTTTCCAGGGGAATGAATCATGAACAGATCCAGACAATAGGCAGAGTGGTAGCAGACAGATATTTTTACGAGGATGATCAGGAATTTAAGCCGTCTCATCAGGATACAAGTATATGGGATGACCAGGCACTCCTTATTCCCATTCATTATCGGGAGAAGACCCTGGGCTGCTTAGCCATTAGTATCCATGAAGTGAACCAGCTTCAGGATATCAAACGATTTTTGTTCAATTTAGCAACGGCTGCGGGAGTGCTTATTGCGACTAATCAATCGTCAGTTAATGAAACAGATACAGCCGTTGAAGCCCTGTATATGGGATTATCGCAATATAATCCGGAAGAGTATGCACTCATTCAGGAAGAGCAGGCCTTGTTGAAGGAGTTTTATGGAGAGCGAAAATCCGGACACTCGAATTTTGAACATGTCCAATCTGCATCAAAATTGAAAAATGTGGATCAAGCGATTTTGAAAACGTTGATGCCAGACCATCCTGTTCTCACAATTATCGATCAATTCAGGTCGTGTCAGCAGGAGGATATCGATTCTATGTATACCACTGGTGAAGAAGCGCAAATTCTTTATATGGTGAGAAGATTTATAGAATCCAACAATATAGAAGAAATAAAATCGATGACTTACATGAATCAAAGGGTTAAAGAAGAATTTCAGCACTTTCTTTTGAAGAAAATGAGATCGGAAGGAACGATAGAACTATCACAGTCAACGGACCGTCAGCATGCAGATATTGTGGGTTCCTTACGAGAGACGCTCTCACTTTCCGGGCGGGAAGAAGAGGTGTTAAGGCTTGTGGTAAGCGGGTACAGTAATAAGAATATTGCTAATGAACTATTTATCAGTGAGCATACCGTAAAGAATCATATTACCAAGATTTTTCAAAAACTGCAGGTTTCAGACCGGGCACAGGCCATTTCGAAGGTTTATGAATTGAGTACAGCTAAACCTGCCCGTTCTGTTGCCGAATCGTAA
- a CDS encoding ATPase domain-containing protein, giving the protein MTSQHVKTGVEGLDQILYGGLPKGNTVILEGLPGTGKTILGMQFLYEGAVKYNEPGIYVTFEEFPDQIYQDMKSFGWDIRPLENENKLRVITLTPDVLMDQMMKPDGLFERLTKEIGCKRIVVDSISLFQYYYASAEEQRKVIYSLRNTLRKYSLTSLLLKEVTSGEEEDVSFINYLADGVITLDLQPHYQNYRKRTLEITKMRGSKIQEGEHLYRISDKGIHLIPALSMVEDEVVTAPDDVVPTGIGKIDQVIGGGVHHGSVYTIDTNSKSNYRYLITSMKAHRLQAGEKILLFLSSLTTLEELEMNFRKFGMNLAEYAKNGQIRFIEHYRRAVPEAYKDAVINVANLNNEEYKNKLHDEVFRKMEKEVSLGEHWSVYYDLNTIASQRGNEFVKLYFGVEVAKLSSLGVSTLVLTNYKELGEETSGFVERSSNGVIRTWVDGNYQFLQVTKTPKGQISEPFLVEKIEEKPFMRLV; this is encoded by the coding sequence ATGACAAGTCAGCATGTTAAAACAGGAGTAGAGGGCCTTGATCAGATTCTTTATGGCGGGCTTCCAAAAGGGAATACAGTTATTCTGGAAGGACTGCCAGGTACGGGGAAAACGATTTTGGGCATGCAGTTTTTATACGAAGGAGCGGTCAAGTATAATGAGCCGGGAATTTATGTCACCTTTGAGGAATTTCCGGACCAAATCTATCAGGATATGAAATCTTTTGGCTGGGATATTCGGCCACTGGAGAATGAAAATAAATTGCGTGTAATTACATTAACACCAGACGTATTAATGGATCAGATGATGAAGCCTGATGGTCTGTTTGAGCGTTTGACAAAAGAAATCGGCTGTAAACGGATCGTTGTCGACAGTATCAGTCTATTTCAATACTATTACGCATCAGCTGAGGAACAGCGTAAAGTGATTTATTCACTTAGGAATACATTGCGGAAATATAGCCTGACCTCTTTATTATTAAAGGAAGTAACTTCAGGTGAAGAGGAGGATGTATCCTTTATCAACTATCTGGCAGATGGTGTCATCACCCTGGATTTACAGCCTCATTATCAAAACTATCGAAAGCGGACGCTGGAAATAACCAAAATGAGAGGAAGTAAAATTCAGGAGGGGGAGCATTTATATCGTATATCAGATAAAGGAATTCACTTAATCCCTGCTTTATCAATGGTAGAGGATGAAGTCGTCACAGCTCCAGATGATGTCGTGCCAACCGGGATCGGGAAAATTGATCAGGTCATCGGTGGGGGCGTTCACCACGGATCAGTCTATACTATCGATACAAACAGCAAATCGAATTACCGTTATCTGATTACTTCCATGAAAGCTCACAGATTACAAGCCGGAGAAAAAATATTGCTATTCTTGTCCAGTCTGACTACATTAGAAGAACTGGAGATGAATTTCAGGAAGTTTGGAATGAATTTGGCGGAATACGCCAAAAATGGACAGATTCGTTTTATTGAGCACTACCGGCGGGCCGTCCCCGAAGCATATAAAGATGCGGTTATTAATGTAGCGAATCTGAATAACGAGGAATATAAAAATAAGCTGCACGATGAGGTCTTTCGAAAAATGGAAAAAGAAGTAAGCCTGGGAGAGCACTGGTCTGTGTACTATGACTTAAACACCATCGCTTCCCAGCGTGGAAACGAGTTTGTCAAATTATATTTTGGTGTCGAGGTGGCTAAACTCAGTTCTTTAGGCGTAAGCACACTTGTCCTGACTAATTATAAAGAGCTGGGAGAGGAAACATCAGGTTTTGTCGAGCGATCCAGTAATGGTGTCATTCGAACATGGGTAGACGGGAATTATCAATTTTTACAGGTGACCAAAACACCAAAAGGTCAGATTTCCGAACCATTTCTTGTTGAAAAAATTGAAGAAAAGCCATTTATGCGGCTTGTGTAG
- a CDS encoding diphthine--ammonia ligase yields MKKKIAISFSGGKDSILALNRIITSNEWDVCCLVTTITEESQRTTMHSVREALLDEQASALNIPLQKVYIPQNCPNDKYEKIMGRMMEQLISDDVTHMMFGDIQLGDIRKFRENMLKSTPIQPVFPIWGEDTKLLIHEFLSEGFQTIVTCTDGHQLDSSFTGKVVNRSFLNDLPSHVDPCGENGEFHTFVFDGPLFKHSIRFRPDETLTVQKDLFTGGDRFYYTDLVPYL; encoded by the coding sequence TTGAAAAAGAAAATCGCAATATCCTTCAGTGGCGGCAAGGACTCTATCCTTGCCTTAAACAGAATCATAACATCTAATGAGTGGGACGTATGCTGCCTTGTTACAACCATTACAGAGGAAAGTCAACGCACCACCATGCACAGCGTTCGGGAAGCCCTCCTGGATGAACAGGCCTCTGCATTAAATATCCCACTGCAAAAGGTCTATATTCCTCAAAATTGTCCAAATGACAAATATGAAAAAATAATGGGCAGGATGATGGAACAGCTGATCAGCGATGATGTGACCCATATGATGTTTGGAGATATTCAACTTGGAGATATCAGAAAATTCAGGGAAAACATGCTAAAGAGTACTCCCATCCAGCCTGTCTTTCCTATTTGGGGGGAAGATACCAAGCTATTAATCCATGAATTTCTGAGCGAAGGCTTTCAAACGATTGTCACCTGTACAGATGGGCATCAGCTCGATTCATCATTTACAGGAAAAGTGGTCAACCGCTCATTTTTGAACGACCTTCCGTCACATGTGGATCCTTGCGGCGAAAATGGGGAATTTCACACATTTGTATTTGACGGTCCACTCTTCAAGCACAGCATTCGCTTTCGCCCTGATGAAACATTAACCGTCCAAAAGGATTTGTTTACAGGCGGAGACCGGTTTTACTATACAGATCTGGTACCATATCTTTAA
- a CDS encoding NAD-dependent protein deacylase, which produces MLKEWLNESRHTVVFTGAGMSTESGLPDFRSSSGLWKQKDPSQIANTNALNDNVEEFIEFYRQRVLGVKEYHPHKGHYILAEWEQQGKVQSIITQNVDGFHQEAGSTQVAELHGTLQKLHCQSCGREYSSEEYVAEDYYCDTCGGILRPSIVLFGESLPQEAFQFAFEEAEKAELFIVLGSSLSVTPANQFPLIAKDHGAKLVIINRDETPFDAYADLVIHDKKIGEILEELHT; this is translated from the coding sequence ATCTTAAAAGAATGGCTGAACGAATCCAGGCATACCGTCGTCTTTACAGGAGCAGGGATGTCAACAGAAAGTGGACTGCCTGATTTTCGTTCCTCCAGCGGGCTGTGGAAGCAGAAGGATCCAAGCCAGATCGCCAATACTAATGCCCTGAATGACAACGTGGAAGAGTTTATTGAGTTTTATCGGCAGCGGGTTCTTGGAGTAAAGGAATACCACCCGCATAAAGGACATTACATACTGGCTGAGTGGGAACAGCAGGGAAAAGTACAGTCCATTATTACCCAAAATGTTGATGGATTTCATCAGGAGGCAGGCTCCACGCAGGTGGCTGAATTGCACGGAACGCTTCAAAAGCTCCATTGTCAATCCTGTGGCAGAGAATACAGCAGTGAGGAATATGTTGCCGAGGATTACTATTGTGATACATGTGGGGGAATTTTACGACCTTCCATTGTCCTGTTTGGGGAGTCTTTACCTCAGGAGGCGTTTCAATTCGCATTTGAGGAAGCTGAGAAAGCGGAACTATTTATCGTTCTGGGTTCCTCTCTATCTGTAACACCTGCTAATCAGTTTCCCTTAATCGCAAAGGATCACGGAGCAAAATTAGTGATCATTAATCGGGATGAAACCCCTTTTGATGCCTATGCCGACCTGGTGATTCATGATAAGAAAATCGGTGAGATTCTGGAAGAGCTTCATACGTAA